The following nucleotide sequence is from Lacinutrix sp. Hel_I_90.
AGCGCGTGGCAAAAATATCTGGTGAAGCTAATTTTTTGTCTCCTTTTATTTTATCAAATTCGTCGTAAAAATCATCGATATAATCATTTTGACTACTCTTTTGAAGTTCATCGGTAGCATCTAAAGCCTTATTAAACGTTGGATCCATTGAATTATTTGCTAATCCTTTTAAGATGTCTCTAACAGACACTTGAAGAATGGCTTCTAATCCACCTTTTAAATCCAGACCTAATTTTAAGGAGTTGTCCTTTACTTTCGCATAAGTTTCTCCTAAAAAAATGTTCTCTTTTGAATTTGATAATGAATCTAAATAATTAACCTCAAATTCCTTTCTTTTCGTTTTAAAATCTTCGACAGACGTATCATACTTTGCGATAGCCATGTCTTCTGCCTTGTTCTCGATACTACTGTTCTTTACCGAGAATGATAGTTGGTAAATACTTACCAATCCAAATAAAACTGCAAAGAGTTTTACTAATCCTTTGTTTTGCATTTTGTCTTTTTTTGTGTCAAATGTATTAATCAGGCGGCTATAAACTCACCTTTTCATTTGACAATTAATGGTTGTGATTATTGTAATATTATGATAGTTTTCTAATGATTAAGAATGCTATAGTTTAAGATTTTGAATCCCTTAGCAGTTGGGACCTGCCCTGACTTCAGGAATCTTATGTGAAGTATTGTCTATTGCAATGGCAATGGTTCTGTTTAATTTGTAGGCTACCTTTATAAGGTGTTCTCTTTCGCTAACTACTATAAGCTCAATAATTGAAAACACATTAGGATTAGAAAACCGATCGTATTCTTGTTTTAACTCAAGACTGCATTTTCCACCAACGTCTGACAGCAGCTTATTTCCATTTTGAATTTCAAAAACGTCTACATTGTACTTTTTTACAGGCTCTCTAGATGGAAAGTTAGTATTGTTCTTATTTAGGCCATTAGCCGCATAACCCAATTCAATGTCGTTTAAAAGGATGTCTTTTATACGCTGAACATCTGTAGCACTATAATACTTTATTTTTAGTTTTCCTTCTGCCGAAGTACTAACCTCTATAGTCTCGATTCCTATACTCTGTAATTGCTTTTTTACAGTAGCAATGGCATGTTGTGCTTCTTTTGAAGTCACATCATCACCAATGAATTCTAGTACAATTTCCTGATTAGGCACCGCTATTTGTTCTCGACACATACCTAAAGTAGCGAGAAGAATAATTAAAGCACTAAAATACCATTTGGCTTTCATGGGTCTATACCTATTGTTTTTCAACGGGGATTTGAAAAATAACAACACATTACTTCTTTAAAAAAGAGCATAAATCAGGGTTATTTCGTGCGCCAAATATATGATTTACATAGAGAAGTGCCAATAATATCTTAAGTTTTATACAAAAAAAAAGAGCAACTGTAGCGTTGCTCTTTCAAATTGTATTGCGAAATTAATGAAAAGACTACTATTATTCCATTTTTGTGTAACCTTCTGGTGGTAACATTACAAATTTATCCTCTGGAACATCTTCTTTACGAATTGCTATTACTTCAGAAACTACAGTCATCTCCACACCATTTTGATTCATATCAATACTTGTGTATAATGGAAATCCTTGTAATTTACCTTCAAACATAGCGGTCTCTTTAGAATAAGCGTCTATGGCATCAGTAGTAAATACTTCCATTTCCATCATCGTTTCGCCTTGCTTAATTTTTACAAAGTATTGCTGACATTTGTAATCTAATATGGTTTTAGTTTCTGTTCCCTTTTCTACAGTGATGTTGTCTAAATCTTCTTTAGAAGGCTCTGCTTTCTTTAAAGAATACATTTTTCCTGCCATTGGATTATCCATTAACACTAATACTTCGTTTGTTTCACCATTAGAAATTGTAGTGATATCGCCGGTCATTGGGTTAGACATTTCAACACGCGATTTTGAGTCTTTAAAATAAGTTTCAGAGACCATGTCTCCCATCATAGCAAGTTGTTGCTGTACTTGCTCGTTTTCACTAGACAGTATTTGTTTAGAAACCAAAACACCTTCATTTAATTTTTCCTGAGCATTTACAGCAAACCCTATTGCTAATGCTACTAATAATAGTATTTTTTTCATAATAATTATTCCGAGAAAGCGGAGTCTTTATTTGTGTTTGTATACAGTTTTATAATTAAGCATCTAATTTAGTGAAAATAAATAGCATGTGATTCCATATTTTTTAGACACAAGAATTCTAATAAACAGGCTTACTAATTTTATAGGATAGTAATAACTATTTAATCAGTTTTATTAGATTAGGATAGAAATTTCCTGTTTTCCCTTTACTTATCTTAACGGCAAATAGGATTGGTAAAATGATGTTCACTACATAAAGCCCAATGAATAGGTATAATAAAAATGTAGGCGTTCCGTAATGCTGAATTTTAAATATTGTGAAGATCGTAATTGAGGTAAAGGTAAACACAGACCAAACAATTTGAAAGTTTAAGAGATTTGCTCCTGTTTTTTTAAGGCCGATTATTTTATCTTTTTTATTGAGCCATAAAATAAGGGGGAGAATAATATTTCCTACTGGAATAGCGATAAACAGTAGCACAGAAAGATGAAAAATAATGAGATAACTTTTGTCCTCTTGTTTTCCGTAGTCTAAAATATCTTCTGTGTTTATGTCAAGAACATCACATATCAAATGCGGCGTTTTTCCACGAGGTTCACTTTCGTTATTTTCAATCCGTTGGATGGTTCTTAAATTCACTTTAGCAGACTCCGCTAACGCTTCTTGGGATAATCCTTTTTTATTTCTTATTGCTCTAATTTTTTTTCCGACTTCCTTCATAATTAATTTCGTTTAAAGTTTTTACAAAACTAGTAATGAACCCCTCGTTTTGGTAACGGTTTATTTGCGACATTTACACGACATGGTTGTCAATCTATTGATTTTGTTGAGGTTTAATAAGCCTTAAGGTTTTAGTTGAAAAATCACAGTAATGCTCACCTAGCATTTAAAGAACATAAAAAAACCTCATACAATTACAATGCATGAGGTTTATTCTTATAAAAATACCGTTTACTAAAATTCTAATAAACCGTTTGTTTTCTTAACACCTTCAGCAGACTCCTCTAATTTTGCTTTTTCAGCATCACTTAAGCTAATTTCTATTATCTTTTCAATACCATCAGCACCTAATACACAAGGTACTCCAATGGCTAAATCGTTTAATCCATATTCCCCAGCTACCAATGCTGAACACGGGAAAATTTTCTTTGTATCACAAGCGATGGCTTGAACCATTGCAGACACCGCAGCTCCAGGTGCATACCATGCTGAAGTTCCTAATAACTTAGTTAATGTAGCCCCACCAACTTTAGTATCTTCTACAACTTGTTGCATACGTTCCTCAGATAGAAACTCTGAAACAGAGACACTATTTCTTACCGCTTTTCCTATTAATGGCACCATTCCTGTATCACTATGACCACCAATTACAATACCGTCTACATCAGAAATTGGAGCTCCCAAAGCTTCCGCTAAACGATACTTGAAACGTGCAGAGTCTAAAGCACCTCCCATACCAATGATTCTGTTTTTTGGTAAGCCAGTGGTTTTGTGTACTAAATAGGTCATCGTATCCATAGGATTGGATACCACGATAATGATTGTATTTGGAGAGTGCTCAATTAAATTAGCTGATACTGTTTTAACAATTCCGGCATTAATACCAATAAGCTCTTCACGAGTCATTCCTGGTTTTCTAGGAATTCCAGAGGTAATAACACAAACATCAGAATTTGCTGTTTTGCTGTAATCATTGGTAGTTCCTGTTATTGTTGTATCAAAACTATTTAATGAAGCGGTTTGCATTAAATCCATAGCCTTACCTTCAGCAAAACCCTCTTTAATATCTAGGATTACTACTTCGCTAGCAAAATCTTTAATAGCAATATATTCCGCACAACTTGCGCCTACTGCTCCTGCTCCAACTACTGTTACTTTCATTTGATTTTTAATTTTAAGTTAATGACAAATGACCTTCGCTTTTTGATATATCAAATGAAGCGCCTTTCATTTTAATTATATTTTTAGTTTTTGTATTTTTTAAGCAACAAATTTAACGATTTTATGTCAGAAATACCTCAAAATAAGCAATTTCTAAAACGTAAAATTCATGCCTAAAGAAGCACTATTAAAATCACCGATACTATAACTTGCATTCAAACCGAAAAAACCTAAGCTCAAATTAGCTCCAACCGTTCCAAGGATGCCTTTAGTTTCTGATTCGATTGAAAACGGATCAACAATTTTTTCTGAAAAGAAAACACCATCTGAAACACGGTAAGTCCCTAGTAAATCGGTTTGATTTTTACCATCTATGTACCCAATAGCGCCATAAAAATTGACCATTTTAAGTTTCGTACCAACAATTAACTGGTAGAGCATCGTGTTGGTTTCTGTCTGTACTTGTTGATTTTCTCCATCTACAATACCTGTTTCTGTAAAGTCATAACTACCATCTAAATGTGTGTAAGCAATGAGACCAGAAACAGTAATTGGCAATAATTTATCTGCTGGTAAAAAAGCGGTAAAATCCTGTTGCAGACCTAACCCATATAAGCCCACTTTAGCATCTTCTCTATCTACTTTAGGAAAATACCGCCCTTTTATCTGTGTCCCTTTAAAGGGCGAAAAGCTGGCTTGTAAAAAAACCGTTGGAATGATGTTCACGTTTGCCGAGCCAATACCTGTAGGCAACTCTAATGTTGTCTCTTGATTGCCAAAGATAGGATCGTCATAGGTTATAATCACAGACTGAGCAGGATCGTTATGACCTAAAGCGGTAGCGACTACCTTGCTTGGTGCATTATCTGGAAAACGAATGTTCTCATAGTCTGAAACGTCTAATATAAATGCTTTATCTTCATCACTAATAAAAGTAGCATTACCTATAATTGAAAACTCAAAGCCAAAACGCTCTGGCGTTTTTGCATTGTTAAACCAACCGGTATTAATACCATAAGCCAAACCATCGTTTGCTGGTTTAAGATAATCTCTAGAAAAACGTTGGGCATCTGCCACACCTGCCGCTAATAGCTCGTCTAAATTTTCTTGTGCTGAAACAGTTACTCCTGAAAGTAATATTATTAGTATTGAAAGTTTCTTTTTCATGGATACATTGGATTTAGATTATACCTATAATAAACGAAAAAAAACGGGAATTAGTTTTCGTTTATAGTATAAAGTTAAAAAATAGAATATAAATATTATTAATAAAAGCAAAAACGCCTCCAGATATCTCTGAAGGCGTTTAAAAATTATTAAAACTCGAATTTATGCATCAATATTAGCATAAATCGCATTTTTCTCAATAAACTCTCGTCTTGGCGGTACTTCGTCTCCCATTAACATAGAGAAGACTCTGTCTGCCTCAACACCATTGTCAATTTGAATTTGACGTAATGTTCTAAACTCTGGGTTCATAGTAGTGTCCCAAAGTTGTTCTGCATTCATCTCTCCAAGACCTTTATATCGTTGAATTTTAGCGCCTTCACCATATTGCAGCATTAATGCCTTACGTTCTTCATCACTCCAAGCATATTCTTTTTTCGCTCCTTTTTTAACTAAAAACAAAGGAGGTGTTGCAATATAAATATGTCCGTTTTCAATCAATTCTTTCATGTAACGGAAAAAGAATGTTAAGATTAGTGTTTCAATGTGCGAACCATCAATATCGGCATCACACATGATTACTATTTTATGGTATCTTAATTTTGAAAGATTAAGCGCTTTACTATCTTCTTCGGTTCCAATGGTAACCCCTAAAGCGGTAAAGATATTTTTGATTTCTTCATTCTCAAACACTTTATGCGTCATGGCTTTTTCCACATTCAAAATCTTACCTCTTAAAGGTAGAATTGCTTGAAATGCGCGATCACGACCTTGTTTTGCCGTTCCACCTGCCGAATCTCCCTCAACCAGATACACTTCGCACTTCGCAGGGTCTTGTTCAGAACAATCAGATAGTTTTCCTGGTAAACCGCCAATACTCATAACTGTTTTACGCTGCACCATTTCACGTGCTTTTTGCGCAGCATGACGAGCTTGAGCAGCTAAAATTACTTTTTGAACAATGATTTTAGCATCATCTGGATGTTCTTCTAAATAATCTGAAAGCATTTCAGAAACGGCCTGACTTACAGAAGCAGACACTTCACGATTTCCTAATTTTGTTTTTGTTTGCCCTTCAAATTGTGGCTCTTGTACTTTTACAGAAATAATAGCTGTTAAACCTTCACGGAAATCATCTCCTGCAATATCAAACTTCAATTTGTCTAACATGCCAGATTCATCTGCATATTTCTTAAGGGTATGGGTTAACCCACGACGAAAACCAGATAGGTGTGTTCCTCCTTCATGTGTGTTGATATTATTTACATAAGAATGTAAATTTTCTGCATAAGACGTATTATACACCATAGCCACCTCAACAGGCACTCCATTTTTTTCACCTTCAAATGAAATAACATCTTTCATTAAAGGTTCACGATTGCTATCTAAGAATTTGATAAACTCTTTAAGCCCCTCTTCTGAGTGAAACGTTTCACCTTCAAAAGAACCATCTTCTTTAGTTGCTCTTTTATCGATTAAATGAATGGTAATTCCTTTATTTAAATACGCCAATTCACGCATTCTACTTGCCAGAGTGTCATAACTATATTCTAACGTGTGTATAAATATTGTAGAATCTGGCTTAAAGGTCACTATCGTTCCTCTTTTATCTGTTTCTCCAATAGCTTTTACAGGGTATAACGATTTTCCACGCTCATATTCTTGCTCCCATATCTTACCATCTCTATAAACGGTAGCTCTTAAATGTTGTGATAAGGCATTCACACAACTTACACCAACACCGTGTAATCCACCCGATACTTTATAAGAATCTTTATCGAACTTCCCTCCAGCTCCAATTTTAGTCATAACAACTTCAAGCGCCGAAATGCCTTCTTTTTTATGTAAATCTACCGGAATACCACGACCATCATCTTCTGTAGTAATCGAATTGTCTTCATTAATGATTACTGTAATATTATTACAATGTCCCGCTAAAGCTTCATCAATAGAGTTATCGACAACCTCATATACTAAATGGTGTAAACCACGCGTACCCACATCTCCAATATACATGGATGGACGCATACGCACGTGTTCCATTCCTTCTAAAGCCTGAATACTATCAGCTGAATAATTATGCTTATTAAACTCTTCTTTTTTATCGCTCATAAATAGGTGTTATTTATTTCTATGGTTCTTTAATTGCTCTTCTTTTCTCAATTTTGACAACAAACAAATATACGAAAACAAAGTGCTTTTTAAAGGCTTTTTATCGAAAGACCTTGATAATTATTAACAATTGTTAATTATTTAAAAGTGGCTTAAATCGCTTAAAAAGCATCTTAAAATTGATTTTGTTGGTTTTTACTTTCTTCTAAAAAGTATAAAAACAGAAAATTGCCTTAGAACTAAAATTACAGGTTTTTACTTTTGTTAAAATTCTATAAAAACAGCGTTTCTTTAGACCTTTTAGCACATGAAAAGTCATTTTTTTTTCAAATCATAAACCTGACAAACAAAAAGAACCCGTTATAAATAAATAAGTTGATTCAACCAAACGTTTTATAACAGGTTAGCGTAGATAATCTATAAAATCGTCCAAGTTTTCAAGAAATCCTAAATAAAAACTAAGTCCTTGTAATATAATTTATTACATTTACCTCCCCAAAACTACTGGAATACAACATGAAAGATTATTTTTCTACAACCTACAGAAGAATGCTAGCATTAATAGCTATTGCTGGGATTATATTCTTATCCATGTGTTTTTTTGCTTTTTATTTTATTCAAGAGCAAGATAAAAGAATTATAGCCTTCCTAATTCTTGGATTTATAATCACCATGGGCTGCTATGTCTTTTTCTACAGAAAACTGATTGAAAAGCCCTTAAATTTAATTACAAAAGTTCTTGAGCAAAACGACACCTCTGCGATAGCAGAGCTTCAAAACTCATCAAAAGAGTTTTCTTATATTGGTGATTTATTTTTAAGTAGTAATCGACAAAAAGAAGAACTTAAGCAAGCTAAAGAAAAAGCTGAGGAAAGCGAATTGTTAAAAACATCCTTCTTAACTAATCTCTCTCACGAAATTAGGACGCCAATGAATGCTATTTTGGGCTTTTCAGATTTATTAAACTCTCAAAAATTAACCGATTCTGAAAAGACAGAATATGTAGACATTATAAGACGAAGTGGCAAAAACTTAGTCTCTATTATAGATGACCTCATTGAGATGTCTAAAATAGATACTAATCAAGTTAAACCAAATCATGTTGCTTTTAATTTGAATGCGGTTTTAAAAGATATCAAACAAACCATAGCAATCACTATCCCAAAAGACAAGCCATTAGACGTGTTTTTTGACGAACCTAAACACTCTGTTGTTTATCAACTTATAAGTGATGAAACAAAACTAAGACAAGTTATTGTAAACTTAGTTAACAACGCTGTTAAGTATACCGAGCAGGGCACTGTGAATTTTGGTTATAAAATTAATTCAGAAGACAACGCCCTAGAATTTTTTATTAAAGATACTGGTATTGGTATTTCGGAAGGTGAATTTTCGAATATCTTTAGCCGCTTTAATAGAATTCAGAACGATAAAACCATTAAATTAAGCGGCCTCGGTTTGGGCTTAGCCATTTCAAAAGCCTATATAGAAATGTTAGGTGGTAAAATCTGGTTAGAATCTAGAGAAAACATCGGCACTACTTTTTCTTTTACTATTCCTTTAAAACTGGATGGGTTGCCAGCGACCCCTGATAAAGAAATAGCAGTCAACACCGTCGATAAAGTAAAGCCTTTAAACATACTTGTCGCTGAAGATAACGACATAAACTTTATGCTATTACAGCGTGTTTTAAAAATAAGAAACTATACTGTTATTAGGGCAAAAAATGGTAAAGAAGCGGTTGCGATATGCAGAGAAAACAACACGATACAATTAGTGATAATGGATCTTAAAATGCCTAAAATGGGTGGCTTTGAAGCCCGGAAAATCATTAAAACCTTCAAGCCTTTTCTTCCAATAATTGCACATACGGCTTATTCCTCTACAGAAACTAAAAATGAGGTTTATGAAGCTGGATTTATTGATTGTATTACTAAACCACTGGATAAAACAGAACTTTTTAAAGTTATTGATAGAATAGAACACCTAACGCCTAATGTGGTATTGGTTTGAAATTAAAAAGCCCAACTTTTAAAGATTGGGCTTCTTTTTTCTATAATCAGAATACTAGTTAATACGCTTTATCGTGAACATTCGCTATAGCTCTTCCAGAAGGCTCATTCATGTTTTTAAAGGCCGCATCCCATTCTAGCGCAATTTTAGTACTGCAGGCTACACTTGGTTCTTGTGGCACACTACGCGCTGCTGCATCACTTGGAAAATGCCCTTCGAAAATTGAACGGTAATAAAACTCTTCTTTATTTTGAGGTGTCTGAATTGGGAACCTAAACTTAGCATTTTTCATTTGCTCGTCCGTAACGGCTTCTGCAACCACTTCCTTAAGGGTATCAATCCAACTATACCCTACACCATCACTAAATTGTTCTTTCTGTCTCCAAACAACACTCTCTGGCAACATGTCTTCAAAGGCTTTCCGCACCACCCATTTTTCCATACGCTCGCCATTAATCATTTTATCTTGTGGATTAATACGCATCGCCACATCCATAAACTCCTTATCCAAAAAGGGTACCCGCCCTTCAATACCCCAAGCGGCTAAACTCTTGTTAGCACGCAGGCAATCATACATGTGTAATTTATCTAACTTACGAACCGTTTCTTCATGAAATTCTTTGGCGTTTGGTGCCTTATGAAAGTATAAGTAGCCTCCGAAAATTTCATCTGCGCCTTCGCCAGACAACACCATTTTAATACCCATAGATTTAATTACTCTTGCCATTAAATACATAGGCGTTGAAGAACGTATTGTAGTAATGTCATAAGTTTCTATATTATAAATCACATCTTTTATAGCATCTAAACCTTCTTGAATCGTGAATTTAATTTCATGGTGTACTGTCCCAATATAATCGGCTACTTTTTGTGCTGCAGCTAAATCTGGCGACCCTTCCAATCCTACTGAAAAAGAATGTAGTTGCGGGTACCATGCTTTTTGAGTATCGTCTGACTCTATTCGCTTCTCTGCATATTTTTTTGCAATGGCAGAAGTTACCGAAGAATCTAAGCCACCAGACAACAATACACCATAAGGCACATCACTCATTAATTGTCTGTGTACAGCCGCCTCTAAGGCTTCTTTAATCTTCGCAATACTAGTCTCATTCTCTTTTACTGCCTCATAATCACTCCAATCTCGCTTATACCATTTTACAAAGGCCCCATCTTTGCTTGACATGTAATGCCCAGGCGGAAACAATTCAATTTTAGTACATACCCCTTCTAATGCTTTTAATTCTGAAGCGACATAGAACGTCCCGTTTTGATCCCATCCAATATATAACGGAATAATCCCCATATGGTCTCGTGCTATGAAGTATTCATCTTTTTCAACATCATAGATTGCAAAACCAAAAATCCCATTCATTTCATCT
It contains:
- a CDS encoding helix-turn-helix domain-containing protein, translating into MKEVGKKIRAIRNKKGLSQEALAESAKVNLRTIQRIENNESEPRGKTPHLICDVLDINTEDILDYGKQEDKSYLIIFHLSVLLFIAIPVGNIILPLILWLNKKDKIIGLKKTGANLLNFQIVWSVFTFTSITIFTIFKIQHYGTPTFLLYLFIGLYVVNIILPILFAVKISKGKTGNFYPNLIKLIK
- a CDS encoding malate dehydrogenase: MKVTVVGAGAVGASCAEYIAIKDFASEVVILDIKEGFAEGKAMDLMQTASLNSFDTTITGTTNDYSKTANSDVCVITSGIPRKPGMTREELIGINAGIVKTVSANLIEHSPNTIIIVVSNPMDTMTYLVHKTTGLPKNRIIGMGGALDSARFKYRLAEALGAPISDVDGIVIGGHSDTGMVPLIGKAVRNSVSVSEFLSEERMQQVVEDTKVGGATLTKLLGTSAWYAPGAAVSAMVQAIACDTKKIFPCSALVAGEYGLNDLAIGVPCVLGADGIEKIIEISLSDAEKAKLEESAEGVKKTNGLLEF
- a CDS encoding DUF6588 family protein, with the protein product MKKKLSILIILLSGVTVSAQENLDELLAAGVADAQRFSRDYLKPANDGLAYGINTGWFNNAKTPERFGFEFSIIGNATFISDEDKAFILDVSDYENIRFPDNAPSKVVATALGHNDPAQSVIITYDDPIFGNQETTLELPTGIGSANVNIIPTVFLQASFSPFKGTQIKGRYFPKVDREDAKVGLYGLGLQQDFTAFLPADKLLPITVSGLIAYTHLDGSYDFTETGIVDGENQQVQTETNTMLYQLIVGTKLKMVNFYGAIGYIDGKNQTDLLGTYRVSDGVFFSEKIVDPFSIESETKGILGTVGANLSLGFFGLNASYSIGDFNSASLGMNFTF
- the gyrB gene encoding DNA topoisomerase (ATP-hydrolyzing) subunit B encodes the protein MSDKKEEFNKHNYSADSIQALEGMEHVRMRPSMYIGDVGTRGLHHLVYEVVDNSIDEALAGHCNNITVIINEDNSITTEDDGRGIPVDLHKKEGISALEVVMTKIGAGGKFDKDSYKVSGGLHGVGVSCVNALSQHLRATVYRDGKIWEQEYERGKSLYPVKAIGETDKRGTIVTFKPDSTIFIHTLEYSYDTLASRMRELAYLNKGITIHLIDKRATKEDGSFEGETFHSEEGLKEFIKFLDSNREPLMKDVISFEGEKNGVPVEVAMVYNTSYAENLHSYVNNINTHEGGTHLSGFRRGLTHTLKKYADESGMLDKLKFDIAGDDFREGLTAIISVKVQEPQFEGQTKTKLGNREVSASVSQAVSEMLSDYLEEHPDDAKIIVQKVILAAQARHAAQKAREMVQRKTVMSIGGLPGKLSDCSEQDPAKCEVYLVEGDSAGGTAKQGRDRAFQAILPLRGKILNVEKAMTHKVFENEEIKNIFTALGVTIGTEEDSKALNLSKLRYHKIVIMCDADIDGSHIETLILTFFFRYMKELIENGHIYIATPPLFLVKKGAKKEYAWSDEERKALMLQYGEGAKIQRYKGLGEMNAEQLWDTTMNPEFRTLRQIQIDNGVEADRVFSMLMGDEVPPRREFIEKNAIYANIDA
- a CDS encoding ATP-binding protein: MKDYFSTTYRRMLALIAIAGIIFLSMCFFAFYFIQEQDKRIIAFLILGFIITMGCYVFFYRKLIEKPLNLITKVLEQNDTSAIAELQNSSKEFSYIGDLFLSSNRQKEELKQAKEKAEESELLKTSFLTNLSHEIRTPMNAILGFSDLLNSQKLTDSEKTEYVDIIRRSGKNLVSIIDDLIEMSKIDTNQVKPNHVAFNLNAVLKDIKQTIAITIPKDKPLDVFFDEPKHSVVYQLISDETKLRQVIVNLVNNAVKYTEQGTVNFGYKINSEDNALEFFIKDTGIGISEGEFSNIFSRFNRIQNDKTIKLSGLGLGLAISKAYIEMLGGKIWLESRENIGTTFSFTIPLKLDGLPATPDKEIAVNTVDKVKPLNILVAEDNDINFMLLQRVLKIRNYTVIRAKNGKEAVAICRENNTIQLVIMDLKMPKMGGFEARKIIKTFKPFLPIIAHTAYSSTETKNEVYEAGFIDCITKPLDKTELFKVIDRIEHLTPNVVLV
- the asnB gene encoding asparagine synthase B, giving the protein MCGIVCAFDLKQKSDDLRPQVLEMSKTIRHRGPDWSGIYSDDKAILAHERLAIVDPASGKQPLFSPDKKLILAANGEIYNHRALRKQFEGTYDFQTQSDCEVILALYQKKGVDFVDEMNGIFGFAIYDVEKDEYFIARDHMGIIPLYIGWDQNGTFYVASELKALEGVCTKIELFPPGHYMSSKDGAFVKWYKRDWSDYEAVKENETSIAKIKEALEAAVHRQLMSDVPYGVLLSGGLDSSVTSAIAKKYAEKRIESDDTQKAWYPQLHSFSVGLEGSPDLAAAQKVADYIGTVHHEIKFTIQEGLDAIKDVIYNIETYDITTIRSSTPMYLMARVIKSMGIKMVLSGEGADEIFGGYLYFHKAPNAKEFHEETVRKLDKLHMYDCLRANKSLAAWGIEGRVPFLDKEFMDVAMRINPQDKMINGERMEKWVVRKAFEDMLPESVVWRQKEQFSDGVGYSWIDTLKEVVAEAVTDEQMKNAKFRFPIQTPQNKEEFYYRSIFEGHFPSDAAARSVPQEPSVACSTKIALEWDAAFKNMNEPSGRAIANVHDKAY